In Variovorax paradoxus, a single genomic region encodes these proteins:
- the apbC gene encoding iron-sulfur cluster carrier protein ApbC, with product MALTPEGLTDALKAVADPNTGKEFVASRSLKNLQVSEGDVSFDIELGYPAKSQHAAIRKALVAAAKAVPGVENVSVNIVTKVISHAVQRGVQLMPNVKNIIAVASGKGGVGKSTTAANLALALASEGATVGLLDADIYGPSQPMMMGIEGRPDSADGKTMEPMERHGVQVMSIGFLVDQDQAMIWRGPMATQALEQLLRQTNWKDLDYLIVDMPPGTGDIQLTLSQRVPMTGAVIVTTPQDIALLDAKKGIKMFEKVGVPILGIVENMAVHICSNCGHAEHIFGADGGKKMAAEYQMEYLGALPLDIKIRLQADSGAPTVVSDPEGDVAGIYKAVARRVAVGIAEKAKDFSSKFPTISISKNT from the coding sequence ATGGCACTCACCCCAGAAGGGCTGACGGACGCGCTCAAGGCCGTCGCGGACCCTAACACCGGCAAGGAATTCGTGGCGAGCCGGTCGCTCAAAAACCTCCAGGTCTCGGAGGGCGACGTGTCCTTCGACATCGAACTCGGCTACCCCGCGAAGAGCCAGCACGCGGCCATTCGCAAGGCGCTGGTGGCGGCTGCCAAGGCGGTGCCGGGCGTGGAGAACGTGTCGGTCAACATCGTCACCAAGGTCATCAGCCACGCGGTGCAGCGCGGCGTGCAGCTGATGCCCAACGTCAAGAACATCATCGCGGTGGCCTCGGGCAAGGGCGGCGTGGGCAAGAGCACCACGGCAGCCAACCTGGCGCTGGCGCTGGCGTCCGAGGGCGCCACGGTCGGCCTGCTCGACGCCGACATCTACGGCCCGAGCCAGCCCATGATGATGGGCATCGAAGGCCGCCCCGACAGCGCGGACGGCAAGACCATGGAGCCCATGGAGCGCCACGGCGTGCAGGTGATGTCCATCGGCTTCCTGGTCGACCAGGACCAGGCCATGATCTGGCGCGGCCCCATGGCCACGCAGGCGCTGGAACAGCTGCTGCGCCAGACCAACTGGAAAGACCTGGACTACCTCATCGTCGACATGCCGCCGGGTACCGGCGACATCCAGCTCACGCTGAGCCAGCGCGTGCCGATGACGGGCGCGGTGATCGTCACCACGCCGCAGGACATCGCGCTGCTCGACGCCAAGAAGGGCATCAAGATGTTCGAGAAGGTCGGCGTGCCGATCTTGGGCATCGTCGAGAACATGGCGGTGCACATCTGCTCGAACTGCGGCCATGCCGAGCACATCTTCGGCGCCGACGGCGGCAAGAAGATGGCGGCCGAATACCAGATGGAGTACCTCGGCGCGTTGCCGCTGGACATCAAGATCCGCCTTCAGGCCGACAGCGGCGCGCCCACGGTGGTGTCCGACCCCGAAGGCGACGTGGCGGGCATCTACAAGGCCGTGGCGCGCCGCGTGGCCGTGGGCATCGCCGAGAAGGCGAAGGACTTTTCCTCCAAGTTCCCCACCATCTCGATCAGCAAGAACACCTAG
- a CDS encoding patatin-like phospholipase family protein produces the protein MPETSPVTGLLLTGGGARAAYQVGVLEAIAEIRRAAGPAAGTGNPFQVITGTSAGAINAAALACGADNFDHVVAHIAEVWGQFHAEQVYKADSLSVIGSGARWRMLLGLGRYAANWMRVRPRSLLDNSPLADLLQRLVLLDRLPQLMQDGHVQALAVTASSYSSGEHVTFFEAAVPMEPWVRSQRISVRDRITHAHLLASSAIPFVFPATALPMLQGHTEYFGDGSMRQSAPIAAAIHLGAQRIVVIGAGRMHEPLETPGPNTHTGYPTMAQIAGHALSSIFLDALAVDIERLHRVNHTLSLIPEAARASSGLRPLDLLVISPSERLDVIAARHVDALPGAVRYLLGGSRVAADVKGGALASYLLFESAYTRELMALGRADAMRQRDEVLRFFGWSSPAGASA, from the coding sequence ATGCCAGAGACAAGCCCCGTCACCGGCCTCCTGCTCACCGGGGGCGGCGCCCGGGCCGCCTACCAGGTGGGCGTGCTGGAGGCCATCGCAGAGATCCGGCGCGCAGCCGGCCCCGCCGCCGGCACCGGCAACCCCTTCCAGGTCATCACGGGCACCTCCGCCGGGGCCATCAACGCCGCCGCGCTGGCCTGCGGCGCCGACAACTTCGACCACGTGGTGGCACACATCGCCGAAGTCTGGGGTCAATTCCACGCCGAGCAGGTCTACAAGGCCGACTCGCTCTCCGTCATCGGTAGCGGCGCGCGCTGGCGCATGCTGCTGGGACTCGGGCGCTACGCGGCCAACTGGATGCGCGTCAGGCCCCGTTCATTGCTGGACAACTCGCCGCTGGCCGACCTGCTGCAGCGCCTGGTGCTGCTCGACCGCCTGCCGCAGCTCATGCAAGACGGCCACGTGCAGGCGCTGGCGGTGACGGCCTCGAGCTACAGCTCGGGCGAGCACGTCACCTTCTTCGAGGCGGCCGTGCCCATGGAGCCCTGGGTGCGATCGCAGCGGATCTCCGTGCGCGACCGCATCACGCACGCGCACCTGCTGGCCTCGTCGGCCATTCCGTTCGTGTTTCCGGCCACCGCGCTGCCGATGCTGCAGGGCCACACCGAGTACTTCGGCGACGGCTCGATGCGGCAGTCGGCACCCATCGCGGCGGCCATCCACCTGGGCGCGCAACGCATCGTGGTGATCGGCGCCGGCCGCATGCACGAGCCGCTGGAAACCCCGGGGCCGAACACCCACACCGGCTATCCGACCATGGCGCAGATCGCGGGCCATGCGCTGTCGAGCATCTTCCTGGACGCGCTGGCGGTCGACATCGAGCGGCTGCACCGCGTGAACCACACGCTGAGCCTCATTCCAGAGGCGGCGCGGGCGTCGAGCGGCCTGCGCCCGCTGGACCTGTTGGTGATCTCGCCGTCGGAGCGCCTGGACGTGATCGCGGCGCGCCATGTCGACGCCCTGCCCGGCGCGGTGCGCTACCTGCTGGGCGGCTCCAGGGTGGCGGCCGACGTGAAAGGCGGCGCGCTCGCAAGCTACCTGCTGTTCGAGTCGGCCTACACCCGCGAGCTGATGGCGCTGGGCCGCGCCGACGCGATGCGCCAGCGCGACGAGGTGCTGCGGTTCTTCGGCTGGAGCAGCCCGGCAGGCGCGTCGGCCTAG
- a CDS encoding LysR substrate-binding domain-containing protein produces MNLLASMRYLVALSEHKHFGRAAQACHITQPALSNALRALESEFGVVIVKRARVYVGLTHEGERVLATAQRMLRDNEVLLQELRSEEGDPHGRLRMAAVPTAIPMLSRFAAMLQQRHPGIVPAVLSMSSQELETGLESLSVDLALGYTERMHLPGIKLSAWPQSIEHYFLLRRAKKASADQLRIGKPMPWAEAGQLPLCLLTPDMHNRAIIDQALREAGVPVAPAIETNSVLALALAVSVGTVSSVLPGAMVAAVRSHRELEALPLVSPEVRTPIGFMTQDGVRSSRALDAALAFLRTPEWQAQVQQHSGTLGGT; encoded by the coding sequence ATGAACCTGCTCGCTTCGATGCGCTATCTGGTCGCGCTGAGCGAGCACAAGCATTTCGGCCGCGCCGCGCAGGCCTGCCACATCACCCAGCCGGCGTTGTCCAACGCGCTGCGCGCGCTGGAGAGCGAGTTCGGCGTCGTCATCGTCAAGCGCGCGCGGGTGTACGTGGGCCTCACGCACGAAGGCGAACGCGTGCTGGCCACCGCGCAGCGCATGCTGCGCGACAACGAGGTGCTGCTGCAGGAGCTGCGCAGCGAAGAGGGCGACCCGCACGGGCGCTTGCGCATGGCGGCCGTGCCCACGGCCATTCCGATGCTGTCGCGCTTCGCGGCCATGCTGCAGCAGCGGCATCCGGGCATCGTGCCCGCGGTGCTGTCGATGAGCTCGCAGGAGCTGGAAACGGGCCTGGAGAGCCTGTCGGTCGACCTCGCGCTCGGCTACACCGAGCGCATGCACCTGCCGGGCATCAAGCTCTCGGCCTGGCCGCAGAGCATCGAGCATTACTTCCTGCTGCGGCGCGCGAAGAAGGCGTCGGCCGACCAACTGCGCATCGGCAAGCCCATGCCCTGGGCCGAGGCCGGCCAGCTGCCGCTGTGCCTGCTCACGCCCGACATGCACAACCGCGCCATCATCGACCAGGCGCTGCGCGAAGCCGGCGTGCCGGTGGCGCCGGCCATCGAGACCAACTCGGTGCTGGCGCTCGCGCTGGCCGTGAGCGTGGGCACGGTCAGCAGCGTGCTGCCGGGCGCGATGGTGGCGGCGGTGCGCAGCCACCGCGAGCTGGAGGCGCTGCCGCTGGTGTCGCCCGAAGTGCGCACGCCCATCGGCTTCATGACGCAGGACGGCGTGCGAAGCTCGCGCGCGCTCGACGCCGCGCTGGCGTTCCTGCGGACACCCGAGTGGCAGGCGCAGGTGCAGCAGCACAGCGGGACGCTCGGCGGCACCTAG